The genomic DNA GTACCGCCCCGGCGGGTGCTAGAGCTCCACGGCACCGGTTTAGCCCTGTTTGttctttctccctctcgaaTCCGGCCTAGATCGTTCTGGTTGACCGAGGCAGACGCACTTGGACGGACACTCAGAGATTGATTATACGCGTAGATGACGTTTTCCATCTCAGGCAAATGGCCACAAGACCATCTCACTCCGGCATCTTGATTGGCCCTTGACGGTTCAAAGCAACTTTTTTATGGTGCCTTTTTTTCTGCctttctcccttcccctgctctctctcttttgAAGAAAAGGTGAGAAGGAGGTGTTCATGCCGTCTTTTGCTATGAAAAGAGGTCTGTCCGCTGCCTGATTTCTTAGCTGACTTTGGAGTGAGGCTGTCAGCAGGGAAACTCTGGCGCCGATTTGATTGTCATCGAGTTTCGAAATCCCACCTGAACACTGCGCTTCTGTCGAATAATTCGCCTTGCTCTCACAGTCAGCCTTGGCTAATTTTACATTTATACATACGCACAGATCGACGGATACACCTTCTCGTCTACAGGTACCTTCTGGCGGCTCTTGATTGCATCACTTAGTGCACAATACGATTCGACATTCGGAGTCATCGGGATACCCCGGACAACGTCTCGTACCACGGCTACATTTCAATATAGTCGCCTCGTCGCTCCATTTAACATCAATTAATTACCCTGGCTTGGTTGAGTGGCCCAATAGCTGACGACTTCGGCTGCATTGATCTTGCATGAAAAGACGGGACCAACCTGCATCAACGGAAACATTGGCCCAAAACACCATCGCGACACACGCACATCCGACCGCAAGAAAAGGTTACTGGGTAGAATTCCAGAGCAGACAACGGATCGAGACTCTTTACGCCCCTCCGACCTGCACCCTTGAGCGAGCGACAGGAATTTGATCCCTTCTTTTCTCACCCCTTCTTCGCGTCCCAACGTCGGCCTGCGCTTCGATTTCTTCTTCCTTGCATCACCCGCCCGCAGCTGCAacctacgacgacgacggcaaacTGCCATAGCACACGTAGTGTAGAATAGCCCAACGCACACATCGTCTTGCAGGCATTTCGAACCACAGCAAACCGACTGCAAATCTCGCCAGACATGTCGCCTGCCGCGCAAGCGCCCCCGACGGCCGCCGAAAAACTggcgtccttcttctctcgtcTGAGCCCTGTGCCGTCCCTCCCCGACTACACCGGCCCCTACCAGGTCGGCACCGTTGACATCGAGGTGCCCGTTTCCGAGCTTGAGTCGCCGAGCCCGACCCCTTACAGCGCCTCCGACATCCACACTGTTCAGTGCCGCATCTTCTACCCTGCGACCCCCGAGTCCAACGGCAAGAGGATCAATTGGCTGCCTTCGCCGCAGAGACAGCATGTCTCGGCCTACACCCAGTTCATTGGCATCCGCCCGGTGCTCGCAGACATCATGTCGTATGTGGATCCCCTTCACATGCGATATCTAGCCATTGTGTCCCTACCGTACTAACTACAGACCCCCCAGATTCCTCCCGCGACACTTGCACTACGCGACGATTCCCGTCCACAAGAacgccgagatcctcgaaCCCGATACCCCGAACCGACGATGGCCGACCATGATCTTCTCCCACGGTCTCGGCGGCAACCGGAACACGTACTCCCACCTGGCCGGCTCGCTGGCCTCccacggcatcgtcgtcatctgcCCTGAGCATCGCGACGGCAGCGCCGTGGCCTCCTTCGTGCGCATCCCCGGCAAGCAGGATCAGTACTTCATGCGCGACACCCGCCGCGTCGTCCCTTATGTCCGTCTCGATCACGACGCGCGCCCCGAGATCTACGAAGCGCGCGAGGACCAGCTGCGCATCCGCCTGTGGGAGCTGGGCCTGATCCACGTGGTGGCCATGAACATGGATCTCGGCCTGGCCATGTCAAACCTGAACAAGTCGACACCCAGCCTGACCCAGTTCAAGAACAAGCTTCACGTCCACGAGCCTGGGTGCATCATTTTCGGCGGCCACAGTTttggcgccgcctccgtcgtGCAGTTCCTCAAGACCACGTACTATTCTGAGTCCTCGGCCCTCGCCCATGTCGCCAAGCCCCTCTTCACCCCGCGCAAGGACTCGGCGCTGTGCCGGCAGATCACGGAAAAGAACGTCACTATGCTTCTCGACATGTGGTGCTTCCCGCTGCTCGCCCCAGGCTCCTCGGAGCTCTTCCAACTGCCCCTGCCGGCGTACGCGAACAAGCCCACGGCCCCTGGCGGCagcgccatcctcgccgtcgagtcgGACGCCTTCTTCAAGTGGAACGACCACCTCCACGTCACCGCCCGCGTGCTGTCGCCGCAGCCCTCGGTCAACGTCATCACGTCGCAGCTCTTCAGCCGCAGCGGCgtccgcctcgccgagccaAACTTCTTCTACGTCCAGAACTCGGCGCACTTGAGCCAGTCGGACTTTGGCGTCCTGTTCCCCTGGCTGACCAAGAAGATCTTCAAGTCGGAGGAGCCGGAGCGCGCGTTGCGGCTGAACCTGAGGGCGCAGCTGCAGCTTCTGCGGTCCAACGGTGTGCCGGTGGCGAGGACGTGGATCGGCGACCTGGTTGACGGCACGGGGTCCGGCAAGATGGGCatctcgggcgacgaggacggcgacaaCGGGCCGCACGACGGGCTGATGGACGACAAGACCATCTTCGACCGCTCCGAGGGCAAGGTGCAGTACTGGAAGTGGATCGACGTCATCGGCATgggcgaggccaaggaggtgTCCAGTGCCGAGACGACGaccaacggcgccggcggttCGGGCGTCAACGCGCAGgttgccggcgtcgagcgGACGGACCAGAACATGGAGGACGAACTGGAGCCTCTGCAAGCGGTTGCAAGCGCCGCGCAGGCCGGAGCCGTGCGGTCATGACGTTTGTGACGGGCggcaaggatgaggaggcgagggagcACGTGTATGATTGGCCAGCTCACCGCGTTGGCCGGCGCGTCATGATCCAGGCCGGAGTTTTGTAGAAGAAGCGTTAGCAGCATTGCGTGTCTTTGTAGATACCTCAGTCGATATTGTATATGAGCCACTTACACATGATAAAGAGTTTCTGTGAGTGGATGCACGTGTAAGTGAGACTTGGAGGAGCTTGAACGGACCAGACAGAGGTAACTATCAGCCCTTGGCCAGGACTAGCTTGGATTTCACCTGTCTCGTCCCTAGATTGATCCATTTCTCCGCattggaggggggaggatggATCTGGTCTATGACGGGGCCGTCCGAGTTGGTGGTTCGCGCTGTGGCCCTCGGCATGCAAAGTCATGCACGTCATCAAGACGCGAAGGCGTCAAAGAGAAAAACAACCACGCGCCATGAGATCACCGACTTGACGGGGTCAGCCGCCCGTGGCCATGGATGTTTCTGGGGGGACATTGGGGAGTTATAAGGCAGCTTTACGCCTCCTTGTCAAAACCCTGGGTACGAAATCCATCCTTACCGACAGATAAGAAACGAACGATACGAATTCGCAATGGCTCCGGTACGTTTTCTCCAGCGTTGGAGAAACCCCCTTCCCGCCGGTGAGATGTCGACTAACAAAGCACACCCCGCAAGCAAAAACAGCCCGAACGCCTCAAGCacgtcgccgagaaggcgacgTCCAACAACCCCTCGCAGCTCGGCGACCCCGTCTccctcaaggccgaggtctCGCCCCTGTCGCCGACGgaagacgacctcggcgccgcctcctccccctcccccaagaagtcgtcgtcgtcgtcgtcgaagcagggtgcgggcggcgccgcggggGCCAGAAACTCGGACGGCTCGCCCGTGGCGGGGCCCGAGAAGAAGCGGCTGAagcaggtcgccgaggagaacaTGGAAGCCGGGAACCCGACGCAGCTTGGGGACCCGGTGAGCCTCAAGGCGGAGACGAGCGAGACGGAGCCCGGGGGCAGGGCGGACGGgcagaggagggagaagtcGAAGCTCTGAGcggggtgtgtgtgtggttttGGGTGCATCTGCTGGTCGTTTACTCCTCTGCTGGCGCGAAGGGTATGATTGTTTTTTCTCGCTCTTTCGTTTCGACGCTTAATACTATTGTTTTCCCATCCTTCAATCGAGAAGAACGTATCTTTCGCCCCCCGGGTCCGGTTCCGGAGACATGGCTACCGGCCCCGGATCTCAGCCCGGCCCCGAATCAGGGTCGGCACCACCTTCttgactctctctctctcgatACCTCTCGCAGCTTCATCTCTCTCGGCGATAGCTTCTATACATGGTTCCTACCCCCGGGACATGTTTGACCGACCGGTGGGACCTGGTGGCCTTGGCGACCGGGATGTGTCATGCGAGGTCGGCAGTGTGACTGGCAATGTGCGGCATAGAAAAGGGAAGCTCGAATGGCGTTTTCATGGAGTTTTCAACATACTATACGGCAAGATCAAGGTTGGTTTGAGTTTCTGTCCAGTGGTCAGGCCAGCCGTGCTTTGTGCGAACTTCTCTTGGAATAATAACAGCATCTCTATACCAACATGGAACCCGGCTTAACTATAGACTTAAATATCCGATCTATCTCGCGTGTTGTTCCATTCCACTTCGACTTCCAGTGCACCATCTCGACGTTTGCTGTTAGCGAACAGCGACTACCCGGTTCCTACGACCACAATCATCAATACGAGCAGAAGCCTCCCGCATGCACGTCGACTCGGGAACGTTGCTCGTTCCGGCAGCTCCCTAGagatccttgcccctcaGCGTCGCCATGGCGGTGGGGTCTACTTGCGATCTAAGCAGTCCGCCAAGCTTCCAAGGCCTCGTGTTCACGATGGGATGGGCACTATTGAGGCCACTCCATTGTGCGGTCAACAGCACATTCGGGCTTCGAGTGCCGTCATTGTATGGTTCTGTGtggggtgggagggagaagaggacTTAAATATCCTCGGGCCGGACAAAGTAGTTCCACGGCACATCCGTTTCGACAGCAGCGCTTCTCACTTACACTTGTCCGTCGAGACTCGAGAGCCAGGGCCTTGATCGATATTTGGAGATCCGGTAGATAACTCGGACGATCCCGGACAACCATGCTCTctcgcgccgccgcagcgcTGCTGCTTTCCCTCggggcctcgtcggcgctggcgaAGCTCCAGTGCATcaacgacgacctcgtcgcgGTCGAGGCGCCCGCCTCTGCCCTCCCCGTGTACGTCAAACGCCAGGAGACCAAGCCGGTCGACGTCTACTTCCACGTCACCAGCTCCGTGGCCAACAGGGAGCGCATCAccgacgccatcgtcgacgcccaggtAAACCCACCCTTACCCCCCTACCTTGGCCAACTCGCCCGGCCAGacaggaaggaggaggatagaGACTAACACGGCGGCCCCGCCCCAGTTCGAGGTGCTTCACTCGACCTACCTCCGCCACGGCTTCGAGCTCTCCCTAGTCAACGTCTcgcgcgtcgtcgacgacgtgctcgCCAAGGGGTTCTACGAGGACTCGGGCATCGGCATCCCCGACTTCGACGGCTACCTCGCCTGGCGCGCCGCCACGCGCCGCGGCGGCTACGACGCGCTCAACGTATACTTCTTCACGGAC from Colletotrichum higginsianum IMI 349063 chromosome 3, whole genome shotgun sequence includes the following:
- a CDS encoding Metalloprotease MEP1 gives rise to the protein MLSRAAAALLLSLGASSALAKLQCINDDLVAVEAPASALPVYVKRQETKPVDVYFHVTSSVANRERITDAIVDAQTGRRRIETNTAAPPQFEVLHSTYLRHGFELSLVNVSRVVDDVLAKGFYEDSGIGIPDFDGYLAWRAATRRGGYDALNVYFFTDLAESIGGHCNLAGVVEDGSQQFWQDGCWVNGDTMPGIPPRSGGGGGGNGTETVPRKGHVAVHEVGHWFGLLHTFHGRLCEAINDQVADTPAQAGGSTGCPVGRDSCPGAPGLDPIHNFMDYSDDSCTTEFTPGQEERMHQMFDVYRRWQG
- a CDS encoding Platelet-activating factor acetylhydrolase, producing the protein MSPAAQAPPTAAEKLASFFSRLSPVPSLPDYTGPYQVGTVDIEVPVSELESPSPTPYSASDIHTVQCRIFYPATPESNGKRINWLPSPQRQHVSAYTQFIGIRPVLADIMSFLPRHLHYATIPVHKNAEILEPDTPNRRWPTMIFSHGLGGNRNTYSHLAGSLASHGIVVICPEHRDGSAVASFVRIPGKQDQYFMRDTRRVVPYVRLDHDARPEIYEAREDQLRIRLWELGLIHVVAMNMDLGLAMSNLNKSTPSLTQFKNKLHVHEPGCIIFGGHSFGAASVVQFLKTTYYSESSALAHVAKPLFTPRKDSALCRQITEKNVTMLLDMWCFPLLAPGSSELFQLPLPAYANKPTAPGGSAILAVESDAFFKWNDHLHVTARVLSPQPSVNVITSQLFSRSGVRLAEPNFFYVQNSAHLSQSDFGVLFPWLTKKIFKSEEPERALRLNLRAQLQLLRSNGVPVARTWIGDLVDGTGSGKMGISGDEDGDNGPHDGLMDDKTIFDRSEGKVQYWKWIDVIGMGEAKEVSSAETTTNGAGGSGVNAQVAGVERTDQNMEDELEPLQAVASAAQAGAVRS